The following proteins are encoded in a genomic region of uncultured Hyphomonas sp.:
- a CDS encoding glycosyltransferase family 1 protein: MRIMLVTDAWDPQVNGVVRTMKRVIAESEAMGHEWEIVHPGQGFMTMPLPTYPEIKLALFARGEIEERFNDFEPDAIHIATEGTLGMAGRAMCLKIKHPFSTAYHTRFPEYVSARLPIPIAWGYNFVRWFHKYSGKVMVPTPSMVEELRNKNFINLVAWGRGVDTDLFNPSRRIEEGQPGDPFEGLPRPIFLNVGRVAVEKNIEAFAELDLPGTKVIVGDGPQREELKKRYPEVKFLGARFNEDLATVYASADVFVFPSLTDTFGLVVLEAMSSGTPVAAYDATGPRDVIPGSNAGTITPVGGDLAAGAIACLDLDRNTCRNYAEGYSWRACAEAFIENLQPLPAPARKRFWQKIRLRRRKKPLELVIPPLLDLSPKPKEAPESSDKPEEKS; this comes from the coding sequence ATGCGGATCATGCTCGTGACAGACGCCTGGGACCCTCAGGTCAATGGCGTCGTGCGCACCATGAAGCGCGTCATCGCCGAATCCGAGGCGATGGGACATGAATGGGAGATCGTGCATCCCGGGCAGGGTTTCATGACCATGCCGCTGCCAACCTATCCGGAAATCAAGCTGGCCCTGTTCGCGCGCGGCGAGATCGAAGAGCGGTTCAACGATTTCGAGCCGGACGCGATCCACATCGCGACCGAGGGGACGCTGGGCATGGCGGGCCGCGCCATGTGCCTGAAGATCAAACACCCCTTCTCCACCGCCTATCACACGCGCTTCCCGGAATATGTGTCCGCCCGCCTGCCGATCCCGATTGCCTGGGGCTATAATTTCGTGCGCTGGTTCCACAAATATTCGGGCAAGGTCATGGTGCCGACGCCGTCCATGGTGGAAGAGCTGCGGAACAAGAATTTCATCAACCTCGTCGCCTGGGGCCGCGGGGTCGATACGGACCTTTTCAACCCGTCCCGCCGGATCGAGGAAGGCCAGCCCGGCGACCCGTTCGAAGGCCTGCCGCGCCCGATTTTCCTGAATGTCGGCCGTGTGGCCGTCGAAAAGAACATCGAAGCCTTCGCCGAGCTGGACCTTCCGGGCACGAAAGTGATCGTCGGCGACGGCCCGCAGCGCGAGGAGCTGAAGAAGCGCTATCCGGAGGTCAAATTCCTCGGCGCACGCTTCAATGAAGACCTCGCCACCGTCTATGCCAGCGCCGACGTCTTCGTATTCCCGAGCCTCACCGACACGTTCGGTCTGGTCGTGCTGGAAGCCATGTCCTCCGGCACGCCGGTGGCTGCCTATGACGCAACGGGTCCGCGGGATGTGATTCCCGGCTCGAATGCCGGCACGATCACACCCGTCGGCGGCGACCTTGCCGCCGGCGCCATCGCCTGCCTCGATCTCGACCGGAACACCTGCCGCAACTATGCCGAGGGCTATAGCTGGCGGGCCTGCGCAGAAGCCTTCATCGAGAATCTTCAGCCCCTGCCCGCACCGGCCCGGAAACGCTTCTGGCAGAAGATCCGCCTGCGCCGCCGCAAGAAGCCGCTGGAGCTTGTGATTCCGCCGCTGCTGGATCTCAGCCCGAAGCCGAAGGAAGCCCCGGAATCTTCGGACAAGCCCGAAGAGAAGTCCTAG
- a CDS encoding substrate-binding domain-containing protein — MTRALSPFLVPILAAAVLMLSAACGRTDLSELEVGDRIVTPTITGVEAQKIKIVGSSTVSPFATAVAEQFGAVTEWPTPIVETTGTGGGFKAFCLGTGPSQPSISDASRPIKAGELALCAANGVNNPAEIRVGYDGIVIANSKAGPDFDITKAELYRALAMELPDGEGGFVTNPYKSWNEVSPTLPDEPILVFGPPPTSGTRDAFVELGMELGALDDPQMAALSDEDETAFLQRARTIRTDGAWIDFGENDAAVVQALTKTPTAIGILGFSFLEQNSDRVKAGRLSGISPDFVHIKDGAYGLSRMLFIYVKRENLGVVPGIAEFVEEFVSDGAMGTDGYLLDKGLIPLTDEDRAAEQVKAADLNAEPKD; from the coding sequence CCTTGTCCCGATCCTTGCTGCGGCAGTCCTGATGCTGTCCGCCGCTTGCGGCCGGACGGACCTGTCAGAACTGGAAGTCGGCGACCGGATCGTCACGCCGACGATCACTGGCGTTGAGGCCCAGAAGATCAAGATCGTCGGTTCGTCCACAGTGTCGCCCTTCGCGACGGCGGTGGCAGAGCAGTTCGGCGCGGTCACCGAATGGCCGACGCCGATTGTCGAGACGACCGGGACGGGCGGCGGCTTCAAGGCCTTCTGCCTTGGCACCGGTCCGTCACAGCCTTCGATCTCAGATGCCTCGCGCCCGATCAAGGCAGGGGAGTTGGCGCTCTGCGCTGCCAATGGCGTCAACAATCCTGCCGAGATCCGCGTCGGTTATGACGGCATCGTCATTGCCAATTCCAAAGCCGGGCCGGACTTCGACATCACCAAGGCAGAACTTTACCGGGCGCTCGCCATGGAGCTGCCGGATGGCGAAGGCGGCTTCGTAACCAATCCGTACAAGTCCTGGAACGAGGTCAGCCCGACCCTGCCGGATGAACCGATCCTCGTCTTCGGTCCGCCGCCGACCTCCGGTACGCGCGATGCCTTCGTCGAGCTGGGCATGGAGCTTGGCGCACTGGACGATCCGCAGATGGCAGCCCTGAGCGATGAGGATGAAACCGCCTTCCTGCAACGTGCCCGGACGATCCGCACCGACGGTGCCTGGATCGATTTCGGCGAGAACGATGCCGCGGTGGTTCAGGCACTGACCAAGACGCCCACGGCGATCGGCATTCTCGGTTTTTCGTTCCTTGAGCAGAATTCAGACCGGGTGAAAGCCGGGCGCCTGTCCGGCATCTCTCCGGATTTCGTGCACATCAAGGACGGCGCCTATGGCCTTTCCCGTATGCTGTTCATCTACGTGAAGCGCGAGAATCTCGGCGTTGTGCCGGGCATTGCCGAATTCGTGGAGGAGTTCGTGTCGGACGGCGCGATGGGGACGGACGGCTACTTGCTGGACAAGGGGCTGATCCCGCTGACGGATGAAGACCGGGCAGCCGAGCAGGTGAAGGCCGCAGACCTGAACGCGGAGCCTAAGGACTAG